A window of the Brassica oleracea var. oleracea cultivar TO1000 chromosome C1, BOL, whole genome shotgun sequence genome harbors these coding sequences:
- the LOC106331782 gene encoding calcium permeable stress-gated cation channel 1, whose amino-acid sequence MATLSDIGVSAGINILSAFIFFIIFAVLRLQPFNDRVYFSKWYLKGLRSSPSRGGAFVQRFVNLDFRAYLKFLNWMPEALKMPEPELIDHAGLDSVVYLRIYWLGLKIFVPIAALAWAVLVPVNWTNNTLELARQLRNVTSSDIDKLSVSNIPEYSMRFWTHIVMAYAFTIWTCYVLMKEYETVANMRLQFVASEARRPDQFTVLVRNVPPDADESVSELVEHFFLVNHPDHYLTNQVVCNANKLADLVKKKKKMQNWLDYYQLKYARNNSQRLMVKLGFLGLWGQKVDAIEHYIAEVDKISKEIAKEREEVVKDPKSIMPASFVSFKTRWAAAVCAQTQQTRNPTQWLTEWAPEPRDVYWPNLAIPYVSLTVRRLLMHVAFFFLTFFFIIPIAFVQSLATIEGIVKAAPFLKVIVEDKFMKSVIQGFLPGIALKLFLIFLPSILMIMSKFEGFTSISSLERRSASRYYIFNFVNVFLASVITGAAFEQLSAFLNQSPNQIPKTIGVAIPMKATFFITYIMVDGWAGVAGEILMLKPLIMFHLKNTFLVKTEKDREEAMDPGSIGFNTGEPRIQLYFLLGLVYAPVTPMLLPFILVFFALAYIVYRHQIINVYNQEYESAAAFWPDVHGRVIAALIISQLLLMGLLGTKHAALAAPFLIALPVLTIGFHHFCKGRYEPAFVRYPLQEAKMKDTLESAREPNLNLRGYLQSAYVHPVFRGDEDEDDYDDDKLRKFEEEAIIVPTKRQSRRNTPAHSRISGESSPFSGKV is encoded by the exons ATGGCAACACTTTCGGATATTGGTGTATCAGCTGGGATTAACATCCTCAGTGCATTCATTTTCTTCATAATCTTTGCGGTTCTGAGGCTCCAGCCCTTTAACGACAGAGTCTACTTCTCCAAATGGTACCTCAAGGGGCTGAGGAGCAGCCCTTCTCGCGGTGGCGCCTTTGTGCAGCGCTTTGTGAACTTGGACTTCAGGGCGTACTTGAAGTTCTTGAATTGGATGCCTGAGGCTCTCAAGATGCCTGAGCCTGAGTTGATCGATCACGCCGGTTTGGATTCTGTTGTGTATCTCAGGATTTACTGGCTAGG GCTTAAGATCTTTGTTCCAATAGCAGCGCTTGCTTGGGCTGTTCTTGTGCCGGTTAACTGGACGAACAACACGTTGGAGTTGGCTAGGCAGCTAAGGAATGTAACGTCGAGTGATATTGATAAACTGTCTGTTTCGAATATCCCAGAGTATTCAATGAG GTTTTGGACACATATAGTGATGGCATATGCATTTACCATCTGGACTTGTTATGTGTTGATGAAAGAATATGAGACGGTTGCTAACATGAGGCTTCAGTTTGTTGCATCAGAAGCTCGCCGACCTGACCAGTTCACT GTTCTTGTCAGAAATGTACCTCCGGATGCAGATGAGTCTGTTAGTGAACTTGTGGAGCATTTCTTCCTTGTCAATCACCCTGATCACTACCTGACTAATCAG GTTGTATGCAATGCAAACAAGCTAGCAGATTTGGTGAAAAAGAAGAAAAAGATGCAGAACTGGCTTGACTATTACCAGCTCAAATACGCTAGAAACAACTCTCAGAGACTTATGGTGAAG CTTGGCTTCCTTGGGCTTTGGGGACAAAAAGTGGATGCAATCGAACACTACATAGCCGAAGTTGACAAAATATCAAAAGAGATAGCTAAAGAGAGAGAGGAAGTGGTGAAAGACCCCAAGTCCATCATGCCAGCATCTTTCGTCTCCTTCAAAACTCGTTGGGCTGCTGCCGTCTGCGCTCAGACCCAGCAGACCCGGAACCCCACCCAATGGCTAACCGAATGGGCTCCAGAGCCTCGTGATGTATACTGGCCCAACCTCGCTATCCCATACGTTTCTCTGACCGTTAGAAGACTGTTAATGCACGTTGCCTTCTTCTTCCTAACCTTCTTCTTCATCATCCCAATCGCCTTTGTTCAATCTCTCGCTACCATTGAAGGGATTGTCAAAGCTGCACCGTTCTTGAAAGTTATCGTCGAAGA CAAGTTTATGAAGTCAGTGATACAAGGGTTTCTACCTGGTATAGCGTTGAAGCTCTTCCTCATCTTCCTCCCATCCATCCTCATGATCATGTCCAAGTTCGAAGGCTTCACATCGATCTCTTCCTTAGAGAGACGCTCGGCGTCGAGGTACTACATCTTCAACTTCGTCAACGTCTTTCTCGCCAGCGTCATCACCGGAGCTGCGTTTGAACAGCTCAGCGCTTTCCTCAACCAGTCCCCAAACCAAATCCCCAAAACCATCGGTGTGGCTATACCGATGAAGGCGACGTTCTTCATCACTTACATAATGGTCGACGGCTGGGCAGGTGTAGCTGGAGAGATACTTATGCTGAAACCTCTGATCATGTTCCATCTCAAGAACACGTTCTTGGTCAAGACTGAGAAAGACAGAGAGGAGGCGATGGATCCGGGGAGCATTGGGTTTAACACTGGAGAGCCGAGGATACAGCTTTACTTCCTTCTTGGTCTTGTCTACGCTCCTGTGACGCCTATGCTTCTTCCTTTCATCTTGGTTTTCTTCGCTCTTGCTTACATTGTTTACCGTCATCAGATCATAAACGTGTACAATCAAGAATACGAGAGCGCTGCTGCGTTTTGGCCAGACGTTCATGGACGAGTCATAGCTGCGTTGATAATATCTCAGCTGCTTCTTATGGGTCTACTGGGAACTAAACACGCTGCGTTAGCTGCGCCGTTTCTCATTGCTTTGCCTGTGCTTACCATCGGGTTCCACCACTTCTGCAAAGGTCGTTACGAGCCGGCTTTCGTCAGGTACCCTTTGCAGGAAGCTAAGATGAAAGATACATTGGAAAGCGCGAGAGAGCCGAACTTGAACCTCAGAGGCTACTTGCAGAGTGCTTACGTTCATCCAGTGTTTAGAGGCGATGAAGATGAGGATGACTATGATGATGACAAGCTCCGGAAGTTTGAGGAGGAAGCCATTATTGTTCCCACCAAACGTCAGTCGCGGAGGAATACTCCTGCTCATAGCAGGATCAGCGGAGAATCTTCACCATTTAGTGGTAAAGTCTAG
- the LOC106327914 gene encoding uncharacterized protein At4g22160 isoform X4, giving the protein MDESVSLRRRLSSVESSSEYNMTKDGSDDGPLSSDSGTESNRSSDLTASTGLSTIIKVLSDSLLRTELAEMEMMKAREAARWEAEKRRMEMEVELTRMVLQTHLQVTTSLLVEEQEICTSQRKRKRSEVIEDESSTTRGFVDAYMVLELR; this is encoded by the coding sequence ATGGATGAGTCGGTGAGCCTCCGCCGGAGACTAAGCTCGGTCGAATCATCGTCAGAGTATAACATGACCAAAGATGGTTCCGATGATGGCCCTCTAAGCTCCGACTCCGGGACCGAGTCTAACCGAAGCTCTGACTTAACAGCCTCAACGGGACTGTCAACGATCATAAAGGTCTTATCTGATTCTCTACTGAGAACGGAACTGGCGGAGATGGAGATGATGAAGGCTCGCGAGGCAGCGAGGTGGGAAGCTGAGAAGAGAAGGATGGAAATGGAAGTTGAGTTGACTCGAATGGTGCTTCAGACTCATTTGCAGGTGACAACGTCGTTACTTGTCGAAGAACAGGAGATTTGTACGTCACAAAGGAAAAGGAAGAGATCAGAAGTTATAGAAGACGAGTCATCCACCACAAG
- the LOC106308607 gene encoding protein polybromo-1: MAKTRPGVPSKIKTGRKELDSYTIKGTNKVVRAGECVLMRPSDAGKPPYVARVEKIEADARNNVKVHCRWYYRPEESLGGRRQFHGAKELFLSDHFDVQSGHTIEGKCIVHTFKNYTRLENVGAEDYYCRFEYKAATGAFTPDRVAVYCKCEMPYNPDDLMVQCEGCKDWYHPGCVGMTIEEAKKLDHFVCAECSSDDDVKKSQNGFTASPADDVKVETKRRKR, translated from the exons ATGGCGAAAACTCGACCTGGCGTCCCCTCCAAAATCAAAACCGGAAGGAAGGAGCTTGACTCTTATACCATCAAAGGCACCAACAAAGTCGTGAGAG CTGGAGAGTGTGTGTTGATGCGCCCATCTGATGCTGGCAAGCCACCATACGTGGCACGTGTTGAGAAGATCGAAGCTGATGCTAGGAACAACGTGAAGGTGCACTGTCGGTGGTATTACCGCCCCGAGGAGTCCCTTGGTGGTAGGAGGCAGTTCCATGGAGCTAAAGAGCTTTTCTTGTCCGACCATTTCGACGTTCAGAGCGGACACACCATCGAGGGGAAATGCATTGTTCACACCTTCAAGAACTACACTAGGCTTGAAAACGTTGGAGCGGAGGATTATTATTGTAGGTTCGAGTACAAGGCTGCTACTGGCGCCTTCACCCCTGACCGAGTTGCTGT GTACTGCAAGTGTGAAATGCCTTATAATCCAGACGATCTCATGGTGCAGTGTGAAGGCTGCAAAGACTG GTACCATCCTGGGTGTGTTGGCATGACCATTGAAGAAGCAAAGAAGCTTGATCACTTTGTGTGTGCTGAATGCAGTTCTGATGACGATGTCAAGAAGTCGCAGAACGGGTTTACTGCGTCTCCAGCTGATGATGTCAAG GTGGAAACAAAGCGCAGAAAAAGATAA
- the LOC106327914 gene encoding uncharacterized protein At4g22160 isoform X3 has product MDESVSLRRRLSSVESSSEYNMTKDGSDDGPLSSDSGTESNRSSDLTASTGLSTIIKVLSDSLLRTELAEMEMMKAREAARWEAEKRRMEMEVELTRMVLQTHLQVTTSLLVEEQEICTSQRKRKRSEVIEDESSTTSMNNVIYKSLARTTWTLIA; this is encoded by the exons ATGGATGAGTCGGTGAGCCTCCGCCGGAGACTAAGCTCGGTCGAATCATCGTCAGAGTATAACATGACCAAAGATGGTTCCGATGATGGCCCTCTAAGCTCCGACTCCGGGACCGAGTCTAACCGAAGCTCTGACTTAACAGCCTCAACGGGACTGTCAACGATCATAAAGGTCTTATCTGATTCTCTACTGAGAACGGAACTGGCGGAGATGGAGATGATGAAGGCTCGCGAGGCAGCGAGGTGGGAAGCTGAGAAGAGAAGGATGGAAATGGAAGTTGAGTTGACTCGAATGGTGCTTCAGACTCATTTGCAGGTGACAACGTCGTTACTTGTCGAAGAACAGGAGATTTGTACGTCACAAAGGAAAAGGAAGAGATCAGAAGTTATAGAAGACGAGTCATCCACCACAAG CATGAATAATGTCATCTACAAATCTTTAGCACGGACTACATGGACGTTGATTGCATAA
- the LOC106327914 gene encoding uncharacterized protein At4g22160 isoform X5, translating into MDESVSLRRRLSSVESSSEYNMTKDGSDDGPLSSDSGTESNRSSDLTASTGLSTIIKVLSDSLLRTELAEMEMMKAREAARWEAEKRRMEMEVELTRMVLQTHLQVTTSLLVEEQEICTSQRKRKRSEVIEDESSTTRRYDFNQKQI; encoded by the exons ATGGATGAGTCGGTGAGCCTCCGCCGGAGACTAAGCTCGGTCGAATCATCGTCAGAGTATAACATGACCAAAGATGGTTCCGATGATGGCCCTCTAAGCTCCGACTCCGGGACCGAGTCTAACCGAAGCTCTGACTTAACAGCCTCAACGGGACTGTCAACGATCATAAAGGTCTTATCTGATTCTCTACTGAGAACGGAACTGGCGGAGATGGAGATGATGAAGGCTCGCGAGGCAGCGAGGTGGGAAGCTGAGAAGAGAAGGATGGAAATGGAAGTTGAGTTGACTCGAATGGTGCTTCAGACTCATTTGCAGGTGACAACGTCGTTACTTGTCGAAGAACAGGAGATTTGTACGTCACAAAGGAAAAGGAAGAGATCAGAAGTTATAGAAGACGAGTCATCCACCACAAG GCGCTATGATTTTAATCAGAAACAAATATGA
- the LOC106308600 gene encoding protein STRUBBELIG-RECEPTOR FAMILY 8: MATGDRAMLLVLLVLFTSIYVVRCVTDPSDVQALQVLYTSLNSPSQLTNWNNGGGPCGESWKGVTCEGSAVVSIDISNLGVSGTLGYLLSDLMSLRKLDVSGNSIHDTLPYQLPPNLTSLNLARNNLSGNLPYSISAMGSLSYMNVSGNSLSMSVGDIFASLKSLSTLDLSHNNFSGDLPSSLSTLSQLSVIYVQNNQLTGTIDVLSGLPLTTLNVANNHFNGSIPKELSSIKTLIYDGNSFDNAPASPQPERPDKKSKPSSGSKKPKNTPDAKQKSSESSDKGGLSGGVVTGIVFGSLFVAGIIALVLYLCLHKKKKRKVGESTTRASHRTSLPLSVIPEVQEQRVKTVADMKSSSSPPDKVTVDNVMKNGSLTRMRSPITASQYTVSSLQVATNSFSQENIIGEGSLGRVYRAEFPNGKVMAVKKIDNAALSLQEEDCFLEAVSNMSRLRHPNIVPLGGYCTEHGQRLLVYEYVGNGNLDDMLHLNDDRSMALTWNARVKVALGTAKALEYLHEVCLPSIVHRNFKSANILLDEELNPHLSDCGLAALNPNTERQVSTQVVGSFGYSAPEFALSGIYTVKSDVYTFGVVMLELLTGRKPLDSSRTRAEQSLVRWATPQLHDIDALSKMVDPSLNGMYPAKSLSRFADIIALCIQPEPEFRPPMSEVVQQLVRLVQRASVVKRRSSDDTGFSYRTPEHEHMDISF, from the exons ATGGCTACTGGAGATAGAGCTATGCTTCTGGTTTTGCTTGTACTCTTCACTTCGATCTATGTTGTTCGTTGTGTTACTGATCCATCTGATG TTCAAGCCCTTCAAGTTTTGTATACTTCACTAAATAGTCCTTCACAGCTAACCAATTGGAATAATGGAGGTGGTCCATGTGGAGAGTCATGGAAAGGGGTTACTTGTGAGGGCTCAGCAGTTGTCTCTAT AGATATATCAAATTTAGGAGTCTCTGGCACTCTTGGATACTTGCTTTCAGACCTAATGTCACTCAGAAAATT GGATGTAAGCGGAAACAGCATCCATGACACACTTCCCTATCAACTGCCACCAAATCTCACAAGCCT AAACTTGGCTAGAAACAACCTAAGTGGCAACCTTCCGTACTCCATATCTGCTATGGGATCTCTTTCTTACAT GAACGTAAGTGGTAATTCACTTTCCATGTCCGTAGGAGATATATTTGCCAGTCTTAAGTCACTTTCTACACT GGACCTTTCTCATAATAACTTCAGTGGCGATCTTCCGAGTTCCTTGAGTACACTGTCTCAACTTTCCGTTAT TTACGTTCAGAACAATCAGTTGACAGGTACTATCGATGTACTCTCCGGTTTGCCTTTGACAACTCT AAATGTTGCAAACAACCATTTCAATGGGTCCATACCTAAGGAGCTTAGCTCTATCAAGACCTTAAT CTATGATGGAAACTCCTTTGATAACGCACCTGCATCTCCTCAACCAGAAAGACCTGACAAAAAGAGTAAACCTTCTTCTGGTTCCAAGAAACCCAAAAACACCCCTGACGCTAAACAAAAGTCTTCTGAATCTTCTGACAAGGGTGGTTTATCCGGTGGAGTAGTAACCGGCATAGTCTTCGGTTCTCTGTTCGTTGCTGGTATCATAGCACTTGTTCTTTACTTGTGCCTTCATAAAAAGAAGAAAAGGAAAGTTGGAGAAAGCACAACAAGAGCTTCTCACAGAACAAGCCTTCCACTTAGTGTCATACCCGAAGTGCAAGAGCAGAGAGTCAAAACCGTAGCAGACATGAAGTCATCATCATCGCCTCCAGACAAAGTAACCGTCGATAACGTTATGAAAAACGGGTCTCTAACTAGAATGAGATCTCCCATCACCGCTTCGCAGTACACCGTTTCGTCTCTCCAAGTAGCGACAAACAGCTTTAGCCAAGAGAACATCATCGGGGAAGGCTCTCTAGGCCGTGTCTACAGAGCAGAGTTCCCCAACGGGAAGGTGATGGCGGTTAAGAAGATCGATAACGCAGCGCTCTCGTTGCAAGAGGAAGATTGCTTCTTGGAAGCGGTTTCGAACATGTCGCGTTTGAGGCATCCGAACATCGTTCCGTTGGGTGGATACTGCACCGAGCATGGTCAGCGTCTGCTGGTGTATGAGTACGTTGGGAATGGGAATCTAGATGATATGCTTCACTTGAATGATGATAGAAGCATGGCGTTGACTTGGAACGCACGTGTTAAAGTGGCGCTTGGAACTGCCAAGGCTTTAGA GTACTTGCACGAGGTTTGCTTGCCTTCAATAGTACATAGGAACTTCAAGTCAGCGAATATATTGCTAGATGAAGAGCTTAATCCTCACTTATCAGACTGTGGTTTAGCTGCTTTGAACCCAAACACTGAGAGACAGGTTTCAACACAAGTGGTGGGTTCATTTGGATACAGTGCTCCAGAGTTTGCATTGTCGGGAATCTATACTGTGAAAAGTGATGTGTACACTTTTGGTGTAGTCATGCTTGAGCTCTTAACTGGTCGGAAGCCTCTTGACAG CTCGAGAACGAGAGCAGAGCAGTCACTAGTGAGATGGGCAACACCGCAGCTTCACGATATAGATGCTTTGTCTAAAATGGTTGATCCTTCTCTTAATGGAATGTATCCAGCTAAGTCACTGTCTCGTTTTGCGGACATCATTGCTCTCTGTATTCAG CCTGAACCAGAGTTCAGGCCTCCAATGTCAGAGGTGGTGCAACAGCTAGTGAGGTTGGTTCAACGAGCAAGTGTAGTCAAAAGAAGATCAAGTGATGACACTGGATTTTCTTACAGGACACCTGAACATGAGCACATGGATATCTCTTTCTGA
- the LOC106327914 gene encoding uncharacterized protein At4g22160 isoform X2: MDESVSLRRRLSSVESSSEYNMTKDGSDDGPLSSDSGTESNRSSDLTASTGLSTIIKVLSDSLLRTELAEMEMMKAREAARWEAEKRRMEMEVELTRMVLQTHLQVTTSLLVEEQEICTSQRKRKRSEVIEDESSTTREKSLALLRLLQLNLIFSNSLT; encoded by the exons ATGGATGAGTCGGTGAGCCTCCGCCGGAGACTAAGCTCGGTCGAATCATCGTCAGAGTATAACATGACCAAAGATGGTTCCGATGATGGCCCTCTAAGCTCCGACTCCGGGACCGAGTCTAACCGAAGCTCTGACTTAACAGCCTCAACGGGACTGTCAACGATCATAAAGGTCTTATCTGATTCTCTACTGAGAACGGAACTGGCGGAGATGGAGATGATGAAGGCTCGCGAGGCAGCGAGGTGGGAAGCTGAGAAGAGAAGGATGGAAATGGAAGTTGAGTTGACTCGAATGGTGCTTCAGACTCATTTGCAGGTGACAACGTCGTTACTTGTCGAAGAACAGGAGATTTGTACGTCACAAAGGAAAAGGAAGAGATCAGAAGTTATAGAAGACGAGTCATCCACCACAAG GGAAAAGAGTTTAGCTTTATTGCGCTTACTCCAACTTAACCTAATCTTCTCGAACTCATTGACCTGA
- the LOC106324428 gene encoding plant UBX domain-containing protein 3 translates to MSSKDKKPSRPSGGRTSGIRTLSDLNRRSGPDSDSDSDGPQEYYTGGEKSGMLVQDPSKEPKHDDVDEIFNQARQLGAVEGPLERPSSSRSFTGTGRLLSGESVPTALQQPEPVIHNIVFWSNGFTVDDGPLRKLDDPENASFLDSIRKSECPKELEPADKRAPVHVNLMRRDEKCPEREKPKVAFQGVGRTLGGASSSTPPNLSNPTDVAAVPSPSQSLVVDETLPSTSIQLRLADGTRMVAKFNNHHTVNDIRAFIDFSRPGNPINYSLQVMGFPPKPLTDPFQTIDQAGLANSVVIQKF, encoded by the exons ATGTCTTCAAAGGACAAGAAACCGTCGAGGCCGTCTGGTGGTCGGACCAGTGGTATCCGTACACTTTCCGATCTGAACCGAAGATCAGGACCGGACTCCGACAGTGACTCCGATGGACCTCAAGAGTACTACACCGGCGGAGAGAAAAG TGGTATGCTAGTTCAGGATCCTTCGAAAGAACCGAAACACGATGATGTTGATGAGATATTCAACCAAGCGAGGCAACTAGGAGCGGTGGAAGGACCTCTTGAGCGTCCTTCAAGTTCCAGAAGCTTTACTGGAACCGGGAGGTTGCTTTCAGGAGAAAGTGTGCCGACAGCTCTTCAGCAGCCCGAGCCTGTGATTCACAATATCGTTTTCTGGTCTAATGGATTCACTGTTGATGATGGACCTTTGAGGAAGTTGGATGATCCAGAGAACGCCTCTTTTCTCGAC AGCATACGAAAGTCTGAGTGTCCGAAAGAGCTTGAGCCTGCTGATAAAAGAGCTCCCGTACATGTTAATCTTATGAGAAGAGACGAGAAATGCCCC GAACGTGAGAAACCTAAGGTTGCATTTCAAGGAGTGGGAAGGACTCTAGGCGGTGCTAGCTCATCAACCCCTCCAAACCTAAGCAATCCAACCGATGTAGCAGCGGTTCCATCGCCGTCACAGAGTCTTGTAGTAGATGAAACTCTTCCATCCACATCAATCCAGCTTAGACTCGCTGACGGGACACGCATGGTGGCTAAGTTCAACAACCATCACACTGTCAATGACATTCGGGCTTTCATTGACTTTTCTAGACCTGGGAATCCAATCAACTACAGCCTTCAGGTCATGGGGTTCCCACCAAAGCCACTTACTGATCCTTTTCAGACCATTGATCAAGCTGGTCTCGCAAACTCTGTAGTCATTCAGAAATTCTAG